The following are from one region of the Magallana gigas chromosome 4, xbMagGiga1.1, whole genome shotgun sequence genome:
- the LOC117682103 gene encoding E3 ubiquitin-protein ligase TRIM71-like, giving the protein MDPRYSAQDVVRCTLCKISVAPMYCDICLIHLCEGCIEKHTSDASKYHKVMPLKNIGSTSDYPKCQNHSTKPCELHCKQCDIPVCIKCVSLKEHKGHDFIEMVKQLAIKKKILIRDLLELEDSIFPKYQEVALSLPVHVADVFQNADKLTSAINRHGGDLHREIDAIITTMKSDLEEMNSNYLTFLGKYEVEITSTISEITKSIDGLKKLLDSKDICLVSAYKSRNTEFRKLPPKIKVTLPSFISHIINREQIYNQFGVLSVLYFTEEEQAHTVEAIRAESSSTSIIPLLDEPTIISALNTGYTSLYNVACLGDDKIWTSGTDNIMRLYTLKGQLKKTIQTKTKDWPEDITTTTNGDLVYIDSTEKTVNLVKNASIQTVIQLQGWRPLNVCSSSTGDLLVVMDLESDYDLKQTKVVRYSDFTEKQCIQFNERREAFYSFGVNKYINENRNLDICVADCAANAVVVVNQAGKLRFTYVGHSFSTTYTKGTFTPVGITTDGKGRILIADVDNHLIHILDQDGQFLRYIDSCDLHNPWGLSMDTKDNLFVAERGTRKVKKIQYSV; this is encoded by the coding sequence ATGGACCCTAGATACAGTGCCCAGGATGTTGTACGCTGTACCCTGTGTAAAATTTCTGTGGCtcctatgtactgtgacatttgtctcATACATCTATGCGAGGGTTGTATTGAGAAACATACTTCTGATGCATCAAAGTATCATAAAGTGATGCCACTCAAAAATATAGGATCCACCTCAGATTATCCAAAATGTCAAAACCACTCCACGAAACCCTGTGAACTTCACTGtaaacaatgtgacattcccGTTTGTATCAAATGTGTGTCTCTTAAAGAACACAAAGGTCATGATTTTATCGAGATGGTGAAACAACTtgcaattaaaaagaaaatcttaaTTAGAGATTTACTAGAATTGGAAGACTCCATTTTCCCAAAATATCAAGAAGTTGCATTATCACTACCCGTCCATGTGGCTGATGTATTTCAAAATGCTGATAAACTCACATCAGCTATTAACAGACATGGGGGAGAcctgcacagagaaatagacgcAATTATCACGACAATGAAATCTGATCTTGAGGAAATGAACTCAAACTATTTGACTTTCCTTGGTAAATATGAAGTTGAAATCACAAGCACGATATCTGAAATCACTAAGAGCATTGATGGTCTAAAGAAATTACTAGACTCGAAAGATATTTGtcttgtctctgcctacaaatcccgAAATACTGAATTTAGAAAACTGCCTCCAAAAATCAAAGTAACCTTACCCAGTTTCATCAGTCACATAATCAACAGAGAGCAGATTTATAATCAGTTTGGCGTTCTGTCAGTTCTATATTTCACAGAAGAAGAACAAGCCCATACAGTAGAGGCAATAAGAGCTGAGTCATCTTCTACTAGCATTATACCCCTGCTAGACGAACCAACCATCATTTCAGCTCTAAACACTGGGTATACTTCACTTTATAATGTTGCTTGTTTGGGAGATGATAAAATCTGGACCAGTGGCACTGACAACATTATGAGACTCTACACCCTCAAGGGGCAATTGAAGAAGACAATCCAGACGAAGACAAAAGACTGGCCAGAAGATATAACAACAACAACGAATGGGGATCTAGTATATATCGATTCTACGGAAAAAACGGTCAATTTGGTGAAGAATGCAtcgatacagacagtgatccaACTACAAGGATGGAGACCCCTCAATGTCTGCAGTTCCTCCACTGGTGATTTGCTGGTTGTCATGGATTTGGAGAGtgattatgatttaaaacagacaaaagttgtgcgttactcAGACTTCACCGAAAAGCAATGTATTCAATTCAATGAGAGAAGGGAAGCTTTCTACTCATTTGGTGTCAATAAATACATCAATGAAAACAGGAACTTAGATATATGTGTTGCTGATTGTGCCGCCAATGCAGTAGTAGTGGTAAATCAGGCCGGTAAACTGCGGTTTACCTACGTTGGACATTCCTTCTCTACAACATATACGAAGGGAACATTTACGCCAGTCGGCATCACTACAGATGGTAAGGGTCGGATCCTGATAGCAGACGTCGACAACCACCTTATCCACATCTTGGATCAGGatggacagttcctccgctacattgacagcTGTGATTTACACAATCCATGGGGTTTATCGATGGACACCAAAGACAATCTTTTTGTCGCTGAGCGTGGCACAAGAAAGGTGAAGAAAATCCAATACAGCGTGTAA
- the LOC105329933 gene encoding uncharacterized protein, which translates to MDPQNSIRDIVPCSLCRFSMAPLHCKICVLRLQCSDCAENSIRELTNDHEEQQSVRRRRFLFCSFCNEHDIRCRAPFVKHFEISHDLKMLNIKRDLRELENYILPKYQNLTASIPVQDIGLNNIFKKLTTTLNKQGENLHRKVDSVKRKSDLDEIHSNCLSILEKRKVEIEHNITDISLSIAYLKKLLESGDFIPTKNYKSRNSDFRKKLHPEVKLILPEFITEELDREQIYHQFTSLFELSFRTKETSGAESSPTGRPLMEEPLTITSLNIIKHRSSSGGSLIDVACVGDENIWIAGEDMWFHMMLYTLQGELLKSVQTMSGYKPVGIAVTKDGELVYADGDDRTVNIVKKNTQIQTVIRLEGWTPANVCITSSGYLLVVMYSDDGEQSKVSRYNGSTELQSFQYDDEGQPLYSSESCLKYICENRNLDICVSDDETAAGTVVVVNQAGKLRFKYSGSSRTTKGSFRPFGITTDSQGRILVADFKNHCVHVLDQDGQFLCLIDNYDLFEPRGLCVDTRDNLIVAENKPCRVKKIQYCI; encoded by the coding sequence ATGGACCCTCAAAATAGCATTCGGGACATTGTTCCATGCAGCTTGTGCAGATTTTCGATGGCTCCCTTGCACTGTAAAATTTGTGTCCTAAGACTCCAATGCTCGGATTGCGCTGAAAATAGCATTAGAGAACTAACAAATGATCACGAGGAACAACAGTCAGTCAGACGCAGAAGATTTTTATTCTGTTCATTCTGTAATGAACATGACATTAGATGTAGAGCACCTTTTGTTAAACACTTTGAAATTTCacatgatttaaaaatgttaaatataaagAGAGATCTGAGAGAattagaaaattatattttacctaAATATCAAAATCTTACAGCTAGTATCCCAGTCCAAGACATTGGTCTGAATAACATCTTCAAGAAATTGACAACGACTCTTAATAAACAAGGAGAAAACTTGCACAGAAAAGTAGACTCCGTCAAAAGGAAGTCCGACCTTGATGAAATACACTCCAATTGTCTTTCTATATTGGAGAAACGAAAAGTTGAAATTGAACACAACATTACTGATATATCACTGAGCATTGCTTATCTAAAGAAATTACTGGAGTCCGGTGATTTTATTCCTACAAAGAACTACAAATCCAGGAATTCggatttcagaaaaaaattacatcctGAAGTCAAATTAATTTTACCTGAATTCATCACTGAGGAACTGGACAGAGAGCAAATTTATCATCAGTTCACTTCTCTGTTTGAGTTATCGTTTAGAACAAAAGAAACCTCAGGAGCTGAGTCGTCCCCGACAGGCAGACCACTGATGGAGGAACCATTGACCATTACATCTctcaatataataaaacatagaAGCAGTTCAGGGGGTTCCTTAATCGACGTAGCCTGTGTGGGAGATGAAAACATTTGGATCGCTGGTGAAGACATGTGGTTTCATATGATGTTGTACACTCTCCAGGGGGAACTGTTAAAGTCGGTCCAAACCATGTCCGGATACAAGCCAGTCGGCATAGCAGTGACAAAGGATGGAGAGCTGGTTTATGCTGATGGAGATGATCGGACCGTGAACATAGTAAAGAAGAATACACAAATTCAGACAGTAATTAGACTAGAGGGATGGACACCTGCCAACGTCTGTATTACATCATCTGGttacctcctggttgtcatgtaCAGTGATGATGGAGAACAATCAAAAGTCTCGCGTTACAATGGTTCCACTGAGTTACAAAGCTTTCAATATGATGAtgaaggacaacctctctattcatctgaaTCTTGCTTAAAATACATCTgcgagaacaggaacctagatatctgtgtgtcagacgaTGAAACCGCTGCCGGTACAGtggtggtggtcaatcaggccgggaaactccggtttaaaTATAGTGGTTCTTCCCGTACTACGAAGGGTTCATTTAGGCCAttcggcatcacaacagacagccaggggcGGATCCTGGTAGCAGACTTTAAGAACCACTGTGTTCACGTACTTGATCAGGATGGACAGTTCCTCTGCTTAATTGACAATTACGATTTATTTGAGCCGCGTGGCTTATGTGTAGACACAAGGGACAATCTTATTGTGGCTGAAAATAAGCCATGTCGAGTGAAGAAAATCCAATATTgcatatga